CTGCTTCCGGAACCCCCCGACCAGGCATCGACTTCTTCCCGCTGATGTGCGACTATCGCGAACGGCTTGCTGCAGCAGGTAAGTTCCCCGGTGGCTTTCTTAAGCGAGAAGGTCGTCCGAGCACGAAGGAAATCCTCAGCTCGCGATTGATGGACCGACCCATTCGCCCACTATGGCCCAATGGGTACATGGACGAAGTTCAAGTCCAAGCGATGGTCATCGCCAGCGACTTGCAAAATGACGGTGACGTGCTGGCCATGAACGGTGCCGCTGCGGCACTTCATATCAGCCCCCTGCCGTTCCAAGGACCGCTCGCCAGCGTCCGCGTGGGCAAGGTCGATGGCAAGTTGATTGCTTTCCCGACTTTCGAGCAGCTCGAGGAATCCGAACTCGACATGATCGTCAGCGGCAGCCAAGAGATGGTTGCGATGATCGAGGGCTTCGCCAACGAGATGCCCGAAGAAGAAATGATGGAAGCGATTCAGTTCGCTCACGGAGTTATCCGCGAAGTCATCGAGTTGCAGGAAGAACTCTATCGTAAGGTGAACCCCACCAAGGTGCCTTTCGAGTCGCCAGCGGACGACGGCTTGTTCCAGCGGCTTAATGACGCCTACTACGATGACTTCCGCGCCGCACAGCAGACATCCGGCAAACAGGCTCGCGCCGATGCCACCCACGGCCTACGCGACCGCGCCATGAGCGAAGTCATTCCCGATCCCAAGGCCGACGGCGCAATCTGTGTGAATCGGTTCAAAAAGGTTTGGCACGATCTCGAAGAGAAAGTCGTCCGTGACCTGATCAGCGCGGGCACCCGTCCCGATGGACGCGATCGCAATTCGCTCCGAGCGATTCACTGCGAAACAGACCTGTTGCCTTGCGTCCATGGCTCGGCCATGTTCCAACGCGGCGAAACCCAAGCGATCGTGACGATTGCACTGGGCACCAGTCGCGACGAACAACGCGTCGACGGCTTGCAGGACGAGTACAGCAAGAAGTTCATGCTCGACTACAACTTCCCCTCGTACTCCGTGGGCGAATGCCGCCCCATCCGCGGACCTGGACGTCGGGAAATCGGTCACGGAGCCCTGGCTGAGCGCAGCGTCGCTCCCGTGTTGCCGCCCGCCGATGCATTCCCCTACACCATCCGCGTGATCAGCGACATCACTGAGTCCAACGGCAGTTCGTCGATGGCGTCGGTATGCGGTGCGACACTCGGCTTGATGGCCTCCGGCGTGCCGATCAGCAACCCTGTGGCCGGGATCTCGATCGGTCTGGTACAGAATTCACCAGATGACTGGCACCTGTTAACGGACATCCTCGGCACCGAAGATCACTTCGGCGACATGGACTTCAAGATCGCCGGAACGCAAAACGGTATCACCGGCATCCAACTTGACCTCAAGATCACGGGTGTTGGCGAAGAGATCATTCGAGCGACGCTGAAGCAATCGCGGGAAGCTCGCATTGAGATCCTCAAGAAGATGCTCACGACGATCCCGCGGCCACGCCGCGAAATCTCGCCGACCGCACCACGATTGCTCCGCACGAAGATCTCGCCCGATAAGATCGGTGCTCTGATCGGGCCTGGCGGTAAGAACATCCGGGGCATTCAAGAGTCCACCGGCGCCGTGATTGAAGTGGATGATGACGGCACCGTGCTCGTCGCCAGCAGCAACAAAGAATCCGCCATGGACGCCATGCGTCAGGTCGAAGCTTGCACGGCAACCGTTCAGATTGGCAAGATCTACGACGGCATCGTCAGCAGCATCAAAGAGTTTGGTGCCTTCGTCGAGATCCTCCCCGGTCGCGATGGACTCGTTCACATCAGCGAAATGAGCGGTGGATATATCAGCAACCTCGATCGCCACATCGCCGTTGGCGATGAAATGAAGGTGTTGGTCATCGACGTCGATGAGCACGACCGTGTCAAACTCAGCCGCCGACGCGCCCTCGAAGAATTGGGCCTGGAAGACCCCTTGGCCGCCGAACTGGAAGACGGTGAAGGTGGTGGCGAGAGCAGCAGCGGTGGCGACGGTGAAGACCGTCCACGACGCCGCCGCGGCGGACGCGGCCCACGTCGTGACGGTGGTGGCAGCGGCGGTCGCTCGCGCGACTGAGTGCCGACGGCATGAATCAAGACGCGACGGACTCATTCCCTCGCGTCTTTCAAAAATGAGCATTAACCGCCTGGGTGAAAGCCTGGGCGGTTAACTTATTGGTGTATTGGGCGACAGTCGTGTTGGTAACGATCCGCAGCTCCCCACCAGCTTCTCTGGGGGACAGGTAACGCCCGAGAGTTGCCGACGCAGCAACACTGCAACTTCAGCATATTCCCTCCATACAAGGCTCCAATTCTGATGGGGATCAACGATCGCGACTATGGCCGCACGGAACGCACTCCGTGGGATCGAATCGAAAACCCACGCAGCATGGTGATCACGCTCATCGTGATCAATGTGATCGTATTCGCTGCCCAGTCGCTGTTTGTCTACAGCCCGCAATCGGACTCACCAGTGGGAATGGATACCCCGCAGGGGGAAATCGCGGTCGTCTCGACGGGCGAGAAACGCAGCCACATCGACGACATCTTCGCCGTCCGCGGCACCTCGTTGACACGCCCCTGGTTGTGGTTCCAAACGGTGACCTATGGCTTTCTGCATAACCGTAGCAACATTCTTCACCTCGTCTTCAATATGTTCCTGCTGTATGTGTTCGGCCGACCGCTCGAACAGCGAATTGGGGGGCAGGAATTTCTGAAGGCATACTTGGCGGCGATCTTGGTGGGCGGTGTCGTGGCGATGGTCTCACCGTGGCTGCTACGAATGTTCGTTCCAGGTGTATCCGTGGACGTCGCGACGCTCGGTGCCAGC
This genomic window from Allorhodopirellula heiligendammensis contains:
- the pnp gene encoding polyribonucleotide nucleotidyltransferase codes for the protein MSIHKIRVERKIGDSVLSFETGHVAKQAAGSVLVQYGDTVVLVAAASGTPRPGIDFFPLMCDYRERLAAAGKFPGGFLKREGRPSTKEILSSRLMDRPIRPLWPNGYMDEVQVQAMVIASDLQNDGDVLAMNGAAAALHISPLPFQGPLASVRVGKVDGKLIAFPTFEQLEESELDMIVSGSQEMVAMIEGFANEMPEEEMMEAIQFAHGVIREVIELQEELYRKVNPTKVPFESPADDGLFQRLNDAYYDDFRAAQQTSGKQARADATHGLRDRAMSEVIPDPKADGAICVNRFKKVWHDLEEKVVRDLISAGTRPDGRDRNSLRAIHCETDLLPCVHGSAMFQRGETQAIVTIALGTSRDEQRVDGLQDEYSKKFMLDYNFPSYSVGECRPIRGPGRREIGHGALAERSVAPVLPPADAFPYTIRVISDITESNGSSSMASVCGATLGLMASGVPISNPVAGISIGLVQNSPDDWHLLTDILGTEDHFGDMDFKIAGTQNGITGIQLDLKITGVGEEIIRATLKQSREARIEILKKMLTTIPRPRREISPTAPRLLRTKISPDKIGALIGPGGKNIRGIQESTGAVIEVDDDGTVLVASSNKESAMDAMRQVEACTATVQIGKIYDGIVSSIKEFGAFVEILPGRDGLVHISEMSGGYISNLDRHIAVGDEMKVLVIDVDEHDRVKLSRRRALEELGLEDPLAAELEDGEGGGESSSGGDGEDRPRRRRGGRGPRRDGGGSGGRSRD
- a CDS encoding rhomboid family intramembrane serine protease; protein product: MGINDRDYGRTERTPWDRIENPRSMVITLIVINVIVFAAQSLFVYSPQSDSPVGMDTPQGEIAVVSTGEKRSHIDDIFAVRGTSLTRPWLWFQTVTYGFLHNRSNILHLVFNMFLLYVFGRPLEQRIGGQEFLKAYLAAILVGGVVAMVSPWLLRMFVPGVSVDVATLGASGGVMAMMVMFACYYPHQELLLMLVLPVKAWVLVSFLVLMDLLGAAGMSGSDTAYGVHLAGALFGFLYVRKGWSFQWLDLTQLDEIPARLRQRSRRAKLKLHDPEKKIREEEREADRILAKIHSSGESSLTAGERRTLEKYSRRKRQSRDL